A window of the Myripristis murdjan chromosome 15, fMyrMur1.1, whole genome shotgun sequence genome harbors these coding sequences:
- the marchf5 gene encoding E3 ubiquitin-protein ligase MARCHF5 — MAEQGAVVMQQNLDRSCWVCFATDEDDRTAEWVRPCRCRGSTKWVHQACLQRWVDEKQRGNSTARVACPQCNAEYLIVFPKLGPVVYVLDLADRLISKAGPFAAAGIMVGSIYWTAVTYGAVTVMQVVGHKEGLDVMERADPLFLLIGLPTIPVMLILGKMIRWEDYVLRLWRKYSNKLQILNSIFPGIGCPVPRIPAEASPLADHVSATRILCGALVFPTIATIVGKLMFSSVNSNLQRTILGGIAFVAIKGAFKVYFKQQQYLRQAHRKILNFPEQEEA, encoded by the exons ATGGCGGAACAGGGTGCAGTGGTAATGCAGCAGAATTTGGACAG gAGCTGCTGGGTGTGCTTTGCCACAGATGAGGATGACCGCACGGCAGAGTGGGTGCGTCCGTGTCGCTGCCGTGGCTCCACCAAGTGGGTTCATCAGGCCTGCCTGCAGCGCTGGGTGGACGAGAAGCAGCGGGGCAACAGCACAGCACGTGTGGCCTGCCCACAGTGCAACGCAGAGTACCTCATCGTCTTTCCCAAATTAG GTCCTGTGGTTTATGTGCTGGACTTGGCTGACCGTCTGATCTCCAAGGCCGGTCCCTTCGCTGCTGCTGGCATCATGGTCGGCTCCATCTACTGGACTGCTGTCACCTACGGGGCCGTCACCGTCATGCAG GTGGTTGGTCATAAGGAAGGCCTGGATGTGATGGAGCGGGCTGACCCTCTGTTCCTGCTCATTGGCCTGCCCACCATCCCTGTCATGCTGATCCTGGGCAAGATGATCCGCTGGGAGGACTACGTACTGCGCCTGTGGAGGAAATACTCCAACAAACTGCAGATCCTCAACAGCATCTTCCCAG GGATTGGCTGCCCGGTCCCTCGGATCCCCGCGGAGGCCAGCCCCCTGGCAGACCACGTGTCGGCCACGCGAATCCTGTGCGGCGCTCTGGTCTTTCCCACCATCGCCACCATCGTGGGAAAGCTCATGTTCAGCAGTGTCAACTCCAACCTGCAGAGGACCATCCTG GGCGGTATCGCCTTCGTGGCCATCAAGGGGGCGTTTAAGGTGTacttcaaacagcagcagtacCTGAGGCAAGCCCACCGCAAGATCCTCAACTTCCCCGAGCAGGAGGAGGCCTGA